Proteins found in one Methylobacter sp. S3L5C genomic segment:
- a CDS encoding flagellar basal body L-ring protein FlgH: MYLLLVFIFSALTGCSVAPTSIVAQPTTMRAQLPVPVAPDNGAIFQVDSFRPMFGDFRAHAVGDVLTVVITEKVTADKKTGASDNNSGAMNASVDKLFGVSTTNLQVSETAQMQSAAKATGSASYNFAGMIAVTVLEVMPNGNLRVSGEKQIGLDKGTEFIRLSGMVMPTSIEVGNMVPSTKLADSRVEYRTNSQFDGAEIFKWFSRLFSTVLLL, translated from the coding sequence ATGTATTTATTGTTGGTTTTTATATTCTCGGCACTGACCGGCTGTTCAGTGGCTCCCACTTCGATTGTGGCTCAGCCAACCACTATGCGCGCACAGTTACCGGTTCCCGTTGCTCCTGATAATGGGGCTATTTTTCAGGTTGATTCTTTTCGCCCGATGTTTGGAGATTTTCGTGCGCATGCGGTTGGAGATGTACTGACTGTAGTCATTACCGAAAAAGTAACTGCCGATAAAAAGACTGGCGCTTCAGATAATAATTCGGGTGCCATGAATGCCAGTGTTGATAAATTGTTTGGTGTGTCGACAACTAATTTACAAGTGTCCGAGACTGCCCAAATGCAATCAGCGGCCAAGGCCACAGGTAGCGCCAGCTATAACTTTGCAGGTATGATTGCGGTGACTGTTTTAGAAGTAATGCCTAATGGTAATCTACGGGTTAGCGGCGAAAAGCAGATTGGTCTTGATAAAGGTACTGAGTTTATTCGTCTGTCAGGCATGGTGATGCCAACCTCCATTGAGGTGGGTAACATGGTGCCTTCCACAAAATTAGCCGATAGTCGGGTTGAATACCGCACCAACAGTCAGTTCGACGGAGCCGAAATTTTTAAATGGTTTAGTCGTCTCTTTTCTACCGTCTTGTTGTTATGA